CCTCCTTTGCTTCAGGATGATCTATAAGAAAAGTGTTGTAAGCTTCAATTGCTTTTTCATATTTTCCGCTACCACAAAGCATATCCCCATATTTGATCCACAATAAAGAGTCTGGGTACTTATAGGTGATGGCTCTTTTATAGAAACCCGATGCTTTTCGGAAGTCTCCTATCTTTCTTTGATTCTCAGCTGTTTGAAAATAGAATTTGGATCTCTGTTGTTTGCTTTTTGATTTTTGAGCTGCTCTATTATACAGTTTGGAGGCCTTATAATACTCTCCATTCTGGTTACAGCGATCTGCTTTCTTTATTAAACTATTTAACTGACAACTGCAAAAAGAGAAGACGATAAGAATTGCCCATCCAAATTTTATGCTTTGCCTATAAAAAGAGTTGCTATATTGAATCATCTTTGAGAAAATTACCATTGCTCTATGTAAACACTTATAATACGAGTTTTTCAAAATTAAAACGTATCATCGTTTCTTTTATTATAAAAGGATGGAGAGAAACATTTTTTTTAAATAAGTAGAGGTTAAATCCTCTTTATTCAAATCATTTTGTATATAAAGCAGCCCATTTAGTAGGGATTTCGAACTAACTGGAGTGTCGATTAAATATAATTTAACAATTTATTAAGAATGTCCTTCAGCATAAATGAACCAAAAAATATAAAACTTTTTTACCTTTGCCCAAGTATTTATATACACAAGAAAAAGCGTAATTAGTATGGAAGACTTACAATTGGAAGTAACGAAAAAGTTAGTGGAGATCAATACAATTAAAATCTCACCAGAGAGTCCTTTTACTTGGGCTTCAGGTTGGAAATCTCCTATTTATTGTGACAATAGAAAGGTACTTTCTTATCCTGCTGTTCGTACTTTTATTGCAAAGCAGTTTGCTGCATTAGTACGTGAGAAATACCCAAATGCTGAGGTTATCGCAGGGGTAGCAACAGGAGCTATTGCTCACGGTGTTTTGGTTGCAGAGGAGTTAGGTCTTCCTTTTGTTTATGTAAGATCTAAGCCGAAAGATCATGGTTTGGAAAATCTTATTGAAGGAGATTTGAATCCTGGACAAAAGGTTGTAATTATTGAAGACTTAGTTTCTACTGGAGTGAGTTCATTAAAAGCTGCCGAGGCTGTTCGTAATTTTGGAGGTGATGTGCTTGGAATGATGGCAATCTTTACCTACAACTTTACTATTGCTACGGAGAATTTTGAAGAAGCTAATATTGAATTGACTACTCTAAGTAAGTACCAAAATCTTTTGGAACTTGCATTAAGTAATGGAGACATTACAGAAGAGCAGAAAGTGGACTTGGATGGCTGGAGAAAAGATCCTGCTAACTGGGGACGCTAGTCTCTTAAATACCATATTTTAAAGGCTATTTCGTTTGTGAAATAGCCTTTTTTATGGTGTTGTTTGTCATGACATTGTCGAAATAAGCTTTATTTTTGAAAAAAAATTGAAACAATGGGTTTAGAGAAATATACAAGTGAGGTGGTAAACCTAGATTGGAATCAAGAGGTTGTATTTGAGAAATTGAGCTCTTTTAAAACTTTTGAAGCACTTTTTACTCCAGAAAATATTGAAAAAGTGAAGAGTCAGGTAAAAGATGCCCCTGATTTCAAAATTGAAGACTTTGAAGCAACTGTGGACACCTGTTCGTTTAAAGTTGGTTCTATCGGACGTACCGGTCTTCAGATAATCAATAGAGAACCTGCCAAGGAGATTAAAATGACTGGACATGGAACGGTTCCATTTAAATTTACTTTATGGATTCAGATTTTACCTGTCGCTAATGCTACTTCTAAAGTGAGGTTAACACTTCATGCAGATATGAACATGATGATGAAGATGATGGTTGGTAAAAAATTGAAAAAAGGAATTGATCAACTAGCCAATGGCATGCAACAAATTCCTTTTGGTATGTTATAATAGTTTAAAGATAAGCTTGGTGTCTATGAATTCATGGATGCCAAACTTACCTCTTTGAAATTATATACTCTTTGTTGAAGAGTCCGATCTTCTATGATTAATTGGCCATATTCGTTTACGCCAATAATTTTTCCTTCGAATATTCCATTTTGGTCTTTGAATTTCGTCCACTGACCTTTTAAGTAAAGATCTTGATGATATGCTGTATCCAGCTTTTCTGGATGATTCTCCATGACTTGCCAATATGTCTCTAACTCGTCAAGAAGCAATGTGAACTCTTCTTGAAGGTTATAGTCGATGCTTGTTATCTGTGTGATTGAGATAGGGTTGGGGGCATCTGAAATAAATTCTCTTTGGTTTACATTAAGCCCAACCCCAGCAATCGCTTGTTTAATTTCCGTCGCAAGCCATTGTGTCTCTATTAGGATGCCACATATCTTTTTATGACTTACATAGATGTCATTAGGCCATTTGATTTGTACTTTATCCACTCCTTTTTGTCTTAAATAAGATACAATGGCCAAAGAAATAGCCTGTGAGATATAGAACTGATTCCCTATCTTCAAATCTTTCGGTTCTAGAAGAAGGGTGAAGGTGAGATTCTTTCCTTTTTCACTCTCCCAATGATTGCCTTTCTGTCCTTTGCCACTGTTTTGATAGTCTGTCACGACAACCGTGCCATGAAGCTGACTTTTTGTCTTGAAAAGTTCGTTGGCATAATTATTGGTAGAATCAATATGATCAAATTGTATTTTGGTATGGCCTATTGCTCTTTGCATGAAGTTTGATTTCTGAATTATTTATTAATGGATACAATATTAATATCCTTTGCGTGGAATATAATATTTTCAGATTAAAATATATCTTTGTCAATAGGTCTAGTATAAAAAAACGTCCTAGTATTTATGAACGAAACCCAAAAATTAATTGACTCTATTGTAGAGGGAATACAACAAAAAAGAGGTAAAGATGTTAAATTGATAGACCTTCGAGATGTTGAGGGGGCAAGTACTGATTTTATGATAATCTGTCATGGTAGTTCCTCTGTGAATGTCGATGCTATTTGTAACGGTATTGCAGAAGAAGTTTTAAAAACAATTCATGTGGATTCTCGTACTGTCGAAGGTCTACGAAATGCACAGTGGGTTGTATTGGATTACTTTGATGTGATTGTCCACGTATTTCAAGAGAGTGATCGTTC
The Prolixibacteraceae bacterium DNA segment above includes these coding regions:
- the pyrE gene encoding orotate phosphoribosyltransferase encodes the protein MEDLQLEVTKKLVEINTIKISPESPFTWASGWKSPIYCDNRKVLSYPAVRTFIAKQFAALVREKYPNAEVIAGVATGAIAHGVLVAEELGLPFVYVRSKPKDHGLENLIEGDLNPGQKVVIIEDLVSTGVSSLKAAEAVRNFGGDVLGMMAIFTYNFTIATENFEEANIELTTLSKYQNLLELALSNGDITEEQKVDLDGWRKDPANWGR
- a CDS encoding biotin--[acetyl-CoA-carboxylase] ligase gives rise to the protein MQRAIGHTKIQFDHIDSTNNYANELFKTKSQLHGTVVVTDYQNSGKGQKGNHWESEKGKNLTFTLLLEPKDLKIGNQFYISQAISLAIVSYLRQKGVDKVQIKWPNDIYVSHKKICGILIETQWLATEIKQAIAGVGLNVNQREFISDAPNPISITQITSIDYNLQEEFTLLLDELETYWQVMENHPEKLDTAYHQDLYLKGQWTKFKDQNGIFEGKIIGVNEYGQLIIEDRTLQQRVYNFKEVSLASMNS
- the rsfS gene encoding ribosome silencing factor encodes the protein MNETQKLIDSIVEGIQQKRGKDVKLIDLRDVEGASTDFMIICHGSSSVNVDAICNGIAEEVLKTIHVDSRTVEGLRNAQWVVLDYFDVIVHVFQESDRSFYNIEDLWSDGVFTTIDSEN